From Pangasianodon hypophthalmus isolate fPanHyp1 chromosome 30, fPanHyp1.pri, whole genome shotgun sequence, a single genomic window includes:
- the LOC117596633 gene encoding trace amine-associated receptor 7f-like, producing MNLTEFNQSDRCEHFSCPERSVSPAVYILLYVCSAAVVLLTVCGNMLVIISVFHFKQLHTPTNMLVLSLAVSDFLIGALVMPPVLIWTIEACWIFDTGYCICLMITSFILATLSIYNVALISVDRYLALSNPFLYTNTISRRTMCIVICSNWCVCLVYNTALYYFNGSFASSVMCPGECAVILDEVLFVIDFAVSFIFPLSVIIILYTLVFFIAKKHATAIRELNNHTRPKTQKITSQSMKSERKAAKVLGILVSVFLVCLLPYFIYSVLGDVIELQTESFQKVVILIYLNSTINPVIYALFYPWFRRCIKLTITFQIFQSDSALINVLS from the coding sequence ATGAACCTGACGGAGTTTAACCAATCTGATCGCTGTGAGCATTTCTCCTGTCCAGAGAGATCTGTATCTCCTGCAGTTTATATCTTACTGTacgtgtgttcagctgctgtggttcttctaacagtgtgtggaaatatgctcgtcatcatctctgtttttcacttcaagcAGCTTCACACGCCGACCAACATGCTCGTGCTCTCTCTCGCGGTGTCGGATTTCCTTATTGGCGCTTTAGTGATGCCGCCGGTGTTAATCTGGACGATCGAGGCATGCTGGATTTTTGATACGGGGTACTGCATCTGTTTGATGATCACTTCTTTTATTCTCGCAACCCTGTCCATATATAATGTCGCTCTGATCTCTGTGGATCGGTACTTGGCTCTCTCAAACCCCTTTctctacacaaacacaatctctAGAAGGACTATGTGCATTGTGATTTGTtctaactggtgtgtgtgtctggtgtatAACACAGCACTCTATTATTTCAATGGAAGCTTTGCGAGTTCTGTAATGTGTCCTGGAGAATGTGCAGTCATTCTGGATGAGGTTTTGTTTGTAATTGACTTTGCAgtatcatttatttttccactttctgtcataatcatattgtatactctagttttttttattgctaagaaacatgccactgctatcagagagcttaataatcacacacggCCTAAAACTCAGAAAATCACCTCACAGTCGatgaaatctgagagaaaagcagctaaagtcCTCGGCATTTTAGTGTCTGTGTTTCTAGTGTGTTTACTTCcgtattttatatacagtgtattagGTGATGTTATTGAACTACAGACAGAATCTTTTCAGAAAGTCGTGATCTTGATTTATCTAAACTCCACCATTAATCCTGTTATTTATGCTCTCTTTTACCCGTGGTTTAGAAGGTGCATTAAATTAACTATAACATTCCAAATATTCCAATCAGACtctgcattaataaatgttctttcatga